The Bradysia coprophila strain Holo2 unplaced genomic scaffold, BU_Bcop_v1 contig_732, whole genome shotgun sequence genome has a window encoding:
- the LOC119084480 gene encoding uncharacterized protein LOC119084480 isoform X1 — MNSAQMKDELMHMDERISSIYDGEYFRVMQRKDDILIVQCITCGPDAPQLRASRRSNGNILKHIQRRHGELLSKIRVEKNIKCRAPGLRRSVKSDSTSKNVPPKTINLSSAISPSEPKPQMVYIEASASDSIENFQYLDRTECSNEENLQLLQTDDNLISEEQEASDFISHDQLNEISSEDHTITNKHLDVKSDHLECEEYDDCPETTCSDDAKTKQNISKELMELKKDLMMREFDELQEMRREKHRFEIEILRRELEFKKIEHRKKIELLDKQLREK; from the exons atgaattcagcTCAAATGAAAGACGAACTTATGCACATGGACGAACGAATCTCAAGCATCTACGATGGAGAATATTTCCGAGTGATGCAACGGAAGGACGATATTCTCATT GTGCAATGTATCACTTGTGGACCAGACGCACCACAACTAAGAGCTTCCAGGCGCAGTAATGGGAACATACTAAAGCACATTCAACGGCGTCACGGTGAATTACTTTCAAAAATTCGAGTCGAGAAGAATATTAAATGCAGAGCGCCAGGTCTTCGAAGATCAGTAAAATCGGATTCGACGAGTAAAAACGTTCCACCGAAAACAATCAATTTATCATCGGCAATTTCGCCCAGCGAACCCAAACCACAGATGGTATACATTGAAGCGTCCGCATCGGATTcgatcgaaaattttcaatatttggaTAGAACTGAATGctcgaacgaagaaaatttacaaCTGTTACAGACTGATGATAATCTCATATCCGAGGAGCAGGAAGCAAGCGATTTCATTAGCCACGACCAATTGAACGAAATCAGTAGCGAAGATCATACAATTACGAATAAACATCTGGATGTCAAGTCTGATCACCTGGAATGCGAAGAGTATGACGATTGTCCGGAAACAACATGCTCTGACGATGCGAAAACAAAGCAAAACATCAGCAAAGAGTTGATGGAACTGAAAAAGGATCTGATGATGAGGGAATTCGATGAGCTACAAGAAATGAGACGAGAGAAGCATCGattcgaaattgaaattttgcgGCGAGAGTTGgagtttaagaaaattgagcatcgtaaaaaaattgaattgttggaTAAACAGCTGAGAGAAAAGTAA
- the LOC119084480 gene encoding uncharacterized protein LOC119084480 isoform X2, whose translation MKDELMHMDERISSIYDGEYFRVMQRKDDILIVQCITCGPDAPQLRASRRSNGNILKHIQRRHGELLSKIRVEKNIKCRAPGLRRSVKSDSTSKNVPPKTINLSSAISPSEPKPQMVYIEASASDSIENFQYLDRTECSNEENLQLLQTDDNLISEEQEASDFISHDQLNEISSEDHTITNKHLDVKSDHLECEEYDDCPETTCSDDAKTKQNISKELMELKKDLMMREFDELQEMRREKHRFEIEILRRELEFKKIEHRKKIELLDKQLREK comes from the exons ATGAAAGACGAACTTATGCACATGGACGAACGAATCTCAAGCATCTACGATGGAGAATATTTCCGAGTGATGCAACGGAAGGACGATATTCTCATT GTGCAATGTATCACTTGTGGACCAGACGCACCACAACTAAGAGCTTCCAGGCGCAGTAATGGGAACATACTAAAGCACATTCAACGGCGTCACGGTGAATTACTTTCAAAAATTCGAGTCGAGAAGAATATTAAATGCAGAGCGCCAGGTCTTCGAAGATCAGTAAAATCGGATTCGACGAGTAAAAACGTTCCACCGAAAACAATCAATTTATCATCGGCAATTTCGCCCAGCGAACCCAAACCACAGATGGTATACATTGAAGCGTCCGCATCGGATTcgatcgaaaattttcaatatttggaTAGAACTGAATGctcgaacgaagaaaatttacaaCTGTTACAGACTGATGATAATCTCATATCCGAGGAGCAGGAAGCAAGCGATTTCATTAGCCACGACCAATTGAACGAAATCAGTAGCGAAGATCATACAATTACGAATAAACATCTGGATGTCAAGTCTGATCACCTGGAATGCGAAGAGTATGACGATTGTCCGGAAACAACATGCTCTGACGATGCGAAAACAAAGCAAAACATCAGCAAAGAGTTGATGGAACTGAAAAAGGATCTGATGATGAGGGAATTCGATGAGCTACAAGAAATGAGACGAGAGAAGCATCGattcgaaattgaaattttgcgGCGAGAGTTGgagtttaagaaaattgagcatcgtaaaaaaattgaattgttggaTAAACAGCTGAGAGAAAAGTAA